GCATAATgtgaatattataaaatgtttatgGATTATTTATATTGTAAAATTACATGTGTTTAAATTATAACTAAAATTACATTCACTTTTATTGAATTaactttttgaataattttaattgattcttcattaaatttccgatcttaatttataattttaattataattctgAACTCTGTTTGCTAacttcagaaaatgaactggATTATGATGCTAGGGTGTTATGGGTAGTTTATTTACCCATTTACTCCTCCTCTTAATCTTTTACTATTTCTTATCCAATTCTTTCTATTTTCTCTATTTTCTATGCAAGTACTTGTATGTGGAAGAATATGAGGAGTGTTTGGTGTATTTATGTGTGTGCAGAGGTAACACAGTAGTGTTGTTGACTCTGGTTTTATGAGGCTCTTGGCAGACCGGTGCAGGTAATTATCCTCACTGTGGTATACCAACCCCTCCTCAGACTACTAATCTGGGCCAGAGCCCTGAAAAGCACACAAAACCCAACAAACTGGATTTTCACTGCTCTATATAACAGCGTCTGTGTCCTGGGGCTCAGGTCTCTGATCAGTAAGTTTGAAGTTTTGCAGTAATGTGTAATCCGGCCTGATGGTGAGGCAGTGAGTTTATAGCTTGTAGCAGTTAATGAGAGAACAAAAGAGCACCACCTTCTGCACAATATGAGTTCACAGctgttaaaatgtaatgttacaGTGCCGCCTGTTGACCAATAAATGTACTGCAGCTGAAGCACAGCTACGTAGCATCAGTCTCTCTTACATATATTGAAAACAaaaattagttgttttttttcccacaagGAAAAGTCCAGATACCAGAGGTGACAGATTGCTACAAACCCGGTCTTTAgagaaagaataataataataataataataataataagagtattcactatttaCATGCTGGAATATAGACACACTCAACCTGACgagtcagtttaaatacatgtgtgtattgccacgattggtcaaataattagccaatttcattcGTCATTACTGCAAATATACATGCAATGACTATCCATTATGACATATGACCACTTTTATCTTAATGTACACAATAATactcttttacattgtaatccttttatttttaatatttggcatgtttgcaTGCGGCTGCACAGTACTGCGTGTGTAACAAAGCAGAATGTACACGCGTTGTGCTCCCGCCCATAGGAGCATATTACTAACTcgacctttaaataacaaaaaaaaccactgtgccattgacttaagaccaggtttcagttggtcaatggcgcagtcgttttcagttacctcaaaatagcaacacggcAACAATGTGGCTGAACACACTTCGCTTTCATACCAGCATGCCCACGGGTGAACAGATGTGCGCGAGTGCATTTGCTACTTAAACAAGGTGGGCACCTAtacatgaaaatgataactgcatcgggctgaaactagcgaAAAACACTTgtgtcgcattgcgccgggtgtatgatagggcccttaGGCTTTTATCAGGTATAGTATATCCAATCAGTTTTTTTGTGGGCTGAAAAGTTATTTTTCGTCATTCAGGAAGTGACAAAATACATAAATCTAACTGAAGCTGTCTGTATATAGTGAACTTTGTTACATTCACTATATCGTGAATAGTAAATGAGTGAACAAGTCACTTTTTCAAACACTGTGCAAGAATTGTAAAATGCCAGCCGCTTATGTTCGCTGATGCACCTTGTGATTTAATTTCCATCAGTTTTCCATCCACACCGAGGGCTACTCGCATTACTGTCATTACTATAGCAGATATTCACGATAATGCCTGAACAAATGGATCCAATAGCATCACTTGCAAAAAGACGTGCAGAGACtaatcatatttaaaaatcaaatcaaatgaatgcaATGTGAACAAATCCTTAGTAGCAAATAAACAAGATATCCTTTACCAAACCTGTATGTTTTACTCTGTTCTAAGAGGTCTGATTTCCGATCTACATCTTGTATAACAAAATGTGGTTCATCTATGTGAACCAGTCTGGATTGGTGAGAGTAAAAGACACACTATCTCTCAAACAATCCCATATATAATAACAGTTCTCTAGTGATAAGCATGGCATATATTACGTACCTTCTCAATTAGTTCGTAGCATTCCTCCAGTTTCTGCGCCCTATCCTTTAGCACAGTGCTGACACGGTTGTACTCCTTCAGCCATTCCTGATACGCCCCCTCCTCAAGGTCCACATATGCAAAACAAAGTGTCCGCAGCCCTGCAcatgcaaacaaacacaaaccaaAGTTAATCGAAAGAGATAATAAACTGTTAAACCTTCAAATAATGACAGGCTGGAGAAACTCTTCACCTTCTGTGGCAAACTGCTCCAGATGGGCCAAAGTTAGGTCCTTGTACTGTGATGTCTCATTCAGACGCTCAAAAATCACATTGTCCTGTAATACATGCAAGGCATCGTTACATTGCTATGGCCTGTAGCATATAATCCTATCCATATTGAAAATAAGCTTTAACTCCATAAGGAATGATGAATTATGTGAAACTAACAGAATATGAATGTGCTGTAAACACAACCATTCAaagttttggggtcagtaatattttatttgaaagaaattaatacttttattttgcaaggatgcattaaattggtccaaagtgacagtaaagacatttataatgttacaaaatatttcaaataaatgcttgaGTAATGGCTTTCATCTTtgaacagaaaaagaaaattaatctaaaacattaaaaaacttaatgaccccaaacttatGATCGGTACTGTATGTCCTGTCTCTATGCTAATTATGTGGTTTATGAAACACTCACCGCTCCCTTGCAATAAAGTCTAAGTTTGCCCGTAGGTGTTCTGACAATCACTGACATCCGTTTGCGATTGCTGCAAAAAAAGACATATGCAATGAAACACAAAGTACAGGGTGTTTGTGATGTTGTGAGTATGTGTGATGGTGTGAAAGCTACCTGGAAAATTCTAGTACATTAAGAAGCTCATATGTCTGCTCTTTTCCTCTCTGAGAAACAAACACAAGAAATGTACACattaaatacaacaacaaacaaagagTATGTTTTGAGTTTTCATTATTAATGGCAAGAAAACACACACTAACCGCCTCTATGATGACTGAATGTGGTGTTCGTGCAGTAAAAACAAAGCCCAAACTCTTGGCACCTTTAACCAGCGCTCCTTCATctgaaaattgaaaattgaaaacATCAGTCAAaagtcaccaaggctgcatttatttgatctaaaaaGCAGTAAACACAgcaatattgcaaaatatgattacaatgtaaaactgatttctgttatattttaaaatgtaatttatttctgtgatggcaaagctgaattttcagcatcattactccagtcttcagtgtcacatgatcctttagaaatcaatctgatatgctgatttgctgctcaagaaacatttcttgttattatcaatgctgacactaacagttgtgctgcttaatatatttgtggaaaccatgatacatttccTGCATTTTCTGAAGAAGCAGCTAATCAGAAACCAATAAGAATATTGTGGTACCTGGTGAGGAAGCCTGGAAAATAATTTGGTCTCCTTCTCGCTCAGGAACAACAGTATGACAAACAGCCATCATGGTCAAGAACTCACAAATCTGAGGGCATGTGGGCTATAGAAAAGGGCAGATTTTAACAATTAACATACATGATACACAAGAAACTGTGTTTTAATATCCAAGGTATACTCTTACATGGTTCTTCTCAATGTTCTGGATAAGAGCAGGATCATCAAACTCAGTAGAATTATGACTTGAGGAGGGAAGATGACTGCAAAAAGACAGAAATAAGATGTAATGGATAACATAATTTCATAATGCACATTATCCTCTTAGACCTGCGTAATATTTGCCAGGATAGAGTCAGCTGCATCTGACCTGAAGTCCTCCATGGATCGATCGCAGTCCAGGTCTGGGAAGTGCCTGGAGACAGCGTTATAGATCAGTGGCCACTCAcacaaatataaacaaaaagtaaCAGATCAATGCACCCTAATAGAGCCAGAACGATGCAAAGCACAAAGATAATGTGAGTGTATTGATGTACGAGAGCACTACAATTACCCGTATGTAATTCCAGCTATTGTGCACTTCTTAAAGTGCATGATGTTGCAGGTGAGAGTGCCGGTCTTATCTGAAAATAGATATTTTACCTGAAAAACAAAGAGACAGTGAATGAGATATATTGGAGTCAAGGTAGATTAGCATTTGTAAAAGTTAATAAGCAGAGCTTCTTCTCACTTGGCCTAGTTCTTCATTCAGATTGGACGTTCGGGCCATAGCAGGAGTGTCTGTCTCAGCATAATACATTTCAACATCCTGTAAATATGCAtgaagaacaaagcatttattcatAACGGTTCAAATTCTTAGGTTTCAGTTTGAATCACAGTTCGCTGCTCATGGTTTTGGTACATGCTGTATTTTAACACTGCAGTGATGCACTGAAATTTTGGCTAATGAAAGTTTCAGCCAAAACAGCAATTTTCAGTTTTAGCTGAAACAGTTTTGAAAGGCTAAAATCATTGACTGAAACAGAGACTAGCATTTGTAATGTGCCTGCCATCCAATAATCGAAGAAAGATTTGTGCTTGTTACTTTTAATATGAAGCAGtctcaacatttttaaatcctGTCTTTTTTATCACAAAAATCAAACAATGTAATTGGTGACATTAAGTGTTAATTTACCCAGTTAATGAAGAGAGCCTGTGTGAATTTAACCACTTCTAGAGTGACCAGAAGGCTGATGGGAATCAGGTTGTTATAGAGGATGATGAAGGTCAACAGGTTGTACCAGAAGTTCAGGGAGATGTCACCTGGATAGACAATAAGCTTATTTTATGAACACAAACGCATTTATTTAGGGCTAGTAAGTGCTAGTAAGTGAAAAGGTACAATAAATTCACATCTAAAAGGGTAAAGTATGTTAAACAGATGTATGTGAATATACCTGCACGGGAAAGGTACCAGCAATCCACATCCGTGTGCTGTTTATTCCATATGGCGGCCCCGATGGAGCTGACCAGCGCCATGACCAGGAGAATCCCAAACAGAACCAGGAtctgcatgtttgtcacacgcTCCACATTAGAGCGTTTCAGTGGAGCTTTAGTGGAGTTCTGCAGAATGGAAACATTAAATTAATGCTCTATACACTACCATTTGAAGGTTTGAGGATcagatttcttttttaaatgaattgaattcattttaatttaataaatgcagccttgttgagaaTTAGAGacttcatttacatttttttttttttttaataaatcttaccGACACCAAAACTTTGAATAGTAGTGTAGATGCATAAtatatacaataatacaatttaCATCTATAATGACACTATAAATGGTATTAAACAGTGTAGAgttgattatttttaaattattttaccaTTAAATACATGCACCAAAAATCTGTTTATGATTAACccttacaaaaaagcattatgTGTCATGGTAACTGACTGCAATACCATAGCACTCTGATATATACCATGGTGCTGCTTGAGTGTCATATTTATGTCTATTTTATTTACATAgcatttaaaaggttagttcacccaaacattaaaattctgtcatttattacttaccctcatgccgttccacacccgtaaaaccttcgttaatcttcggaacacaaattaagttgaaatccgatggctccgtgaagcCTTCGTagagagcaatgacatttcctctctcaagatccataaaggtactaaaaacatatttaaatcggttcatgtgagtacagtggctcaatattaatattataaagcgacgagaatatttttggtgtgccaaaaaaacaaaataacgatttatatagtgatggccgatttcaaaacactgcttcaggaagcatcggatcataaattAATCGGTGTattgaatctgctgttcggagcgccaaagtcacgtgatttcagccgttggcagtttgacacgtgatccgaatcatgattcgattcactgattcatttgtgctctgatgcttcatgaaagtgaaatcggccatcactaaataagtcgttattttgttttttttggcgcaccaaaaatattctcgtcgctttataatattaatattgaatcactatactcacatgaactgatttaaatgtttttcgtACCTTTacggatcttgagagaggaagtgtcattgctccctatggaggcctcacggagccatcggatttcaactaaaatatcttaatttgtgttccgaagattaacgaaggtcttacgggtgtggaaggtgagtaataaatgacagatttttttattttttttccatggtacaattttttaaaaattaaaatccttCATTACTCAATTGTTGTGCTACCAATCACTGTCTacataagtgttattttagtattatttatactattactgtatttatatatatttcgaatttgcttatatttttatattttcagttttcatttcaagtaatttttgtgtgcttttgtcatttacattattattattattaataataatatttctgtttagctttaatttatatttatttcagtttaagttttagtaattttattacttcaacctattttatcattttattttagttagttgccaaggcaacatttcatctgatatttatattttattttatttcagttttatatcAATTAACGAAAACTATTTTAATAGTTTCAGTTGTAGTTAAAACAGTAACGACACTGGTCCACATCCAGCTTTTCTGAGATAACACTCACCTGCATGAGTTTGGAATCATGTCCAGTGTAGACTACAATGCCCACAACCCACTGCGTGTTCCTGAGCTGGGCACCTCGTAACAGCACCTGGTCCGGCCCGAGTGGAGCTGGGCTGTAATTCAAACACATGGTCCCTGAATGAAGTGTGTGTATGCGAGTTACATTTCAAAttcacaatatttcaaataGTGAGTTGGCGTACTTGAGGTTGTCTAAGCGCAGTGTTCCAGTGAAGTCGTACAAGTGTCTGTTTGGCCCCTCACATTCAAGACGACCAGACAAAGCTATCAGTTCCTCCAGAGACTGAAAACTAGCTGTGAGTGAGAGACCCTGAAACACACAGAACAAACAACAAGCATGTTCAGAGCTCCAGACTAACATTTGAGAGCAGAAGCACTGTTGCTGCTTAGGCCCTGTTAACAGTAGTGCGTTTTCGTTTTAAAAGGCATAACTTTTTCTTACAGTTATGCCTGTCTTTTACATTACTCTGACATTTTCTTGTTTCAATTTGTTTAAtcttttcttttagttttacaaatggggacaatctttgaaggatgaacaaataatgtttttggtcaccacattaaaaataacatttaaattggATAATATTTACAACCTTAGAGTGCTAGAAAAAGTGTAAAGCACTTCAAAGTCCTtgaaaagtgcttgaatttcACTCTCAAAAGGTTGCACGAACCCTGaaatgaataatttaaaaacatccGACTACTTCTGCCACAATACCATTGTTACAGTTAGCGTTACTACATTAAATCCATGGTGAATGCTGGTGATTTGTGGAGTGAAAAGCCTTCTATAACTTGTTCGTTTCCACGTCAGTGCTGTTTGATCTGATATCTATGGATTATAACAGAGGATTCCGCACCGAATTTGAATGTTTCTCACTAGATCTCGCAGCGCTGTGTGTCACATGTATGGAGATCTTCCTCCCCCCCATCTGTATACTTTAGATCcaaatttgttgcccattctcaatgggaaagtgcccaagcaacattgctcaaaatattgcccgtgtatcatcacctttagaaCACATTATACAAAACCCAAAAGACTTTTGTAACGTACCTGTCGGATCTTTAGGTTGGTCTCGCCATCTAAGTTGGATGTTTCAGTATAGCACATCGCCTGAGGCTCACTGTGAGGAAAAACAGACACAGattttgaacacaaaacaactgaacacaaatataaaacacaacacacaaataTTTCACTGAAACATATTCTCAAAATCACATGTAACTTATTTTTCACATCTATAAATCACACTACAGCACAAACACAGCACGACAAACCCCACAGATACAAAGCACGACAAACCCCACAGATACACACACGAATACACTGCGGTGCTGACCTGGAGGACACTATGACCATGTCAGCCGGGAGATGCTGCCCATTGGTCACCTTGACTATGTCTCCCACTGCCACCTAGTGGGCAGGTGCAGCATTGCAAGAGCATGAGGAGGGAGAAAATGAGATTAAGAAATAGACCACAGTGTTTGGAAACAAAAAAGAAGAAGCATCACACAGCAGGATGTACATGAAtcaagtgaaagtaaaaacaaaacagcagtGAGAGGTGAACTGAAAAAAGCAGATGTTACCAAAATAAAAGCTACAGGACAGAAGAAGGGAAACACAGAGGAGTAGAATAAGAAAAAATGATGCAGAAAATGAGACAAAAATACAGGGTTACCTGCTTCCATATGATAGTCTGCCATGCTCCGTTACGCAGTACTAGAAAACAATGACATCTTCAGAAAAATTCTCCTCATGAATATATAAaccatcttttttaaatttttatataaattcacTTTATATTCAAAGACAATATTTGCCCCTAGAACCAATTTTCAGAGGCATTTATACCCTCATGAAGGCAATTATGGATTCCGATTCTAAAAGAAAAATCGTATAAAGTCTAGGGATACACTTACATTAAAATTCTGACAAAAAgccaataattatatttttttcaaagcaGATAGTCGAAAACTGAAATTCTATACTATTTagcataaataatattttaaaaaatcatttaaatgctAAAGTGAATTTTTTCATCACaatattataatgtacattatatataatattatatattaaacattaaaaatgaacagtcATTGAGAATTGTCGTGAGACCTGCAACatatatttaacattattaaattaaatgattaaatttgtgtttttaatgaGCAAAggtaataatgtcaaaatattaataatgctTATTATCGTATATATTAACAGATATTTTCAGAGCTTAAATCAAAAAACACTTCATATTAGCAATTAGATATTTGACAGATATGTCACTACTATGACTACAATAGCACTAAGTTCATGCCCTAGTTAATTTTTGACCCTGTTACACAGATATGTTTGTAACACTCAACCTGTTGTCTTCTTCTTGTTCACTGtattgtctgctttatgtcttTTCTGTGAGAACACAACACGTGACATATCATAAGCATTATTCATCCAAAATTTCAACAGCATTTCAAAGACAATGCACTTATCCAGTGTTGTCAAAACACGTTCTGGACAGTTTAACGTCAATGCAGAGCTCCATTCAGCagtatactcacataatcctcAATGATCTCCTTGATCCCAGCCACAGTCAGAATAAAGATAAGGGGCACCAGCGTTGTGTAGCGACCCGTCGGTGAGACATCAGGGATTTGCTGCATTTGAAAATGTAcacagataaacataaaatgagGAAGTTTACTGTGGTGGTGGTGGTACAACAACATGCTTTGGGAAAATCCCATTTAAAGTGAAATGGGGTAGGGAAAACAGAATCTTAATCTGTATGGCTTCACAAGATTTGGAATAGTGTACAAGTTCtgtggactacttttatgatagTCATGGTCCTTTTAGAAATGTAAAAGATCTAGTCACTTTCCATTGTTAAGGCTgtataatcaaaatatcttccacagaaggaaaaaaatgtcacacagatttggaacgacatgagggtatgTCAATTTTAacttttgggtaaactatccttttaaacatctcaaaaaataatgatgttaGTGATCTaaatctataatatatatataagcacacTTAAGAAAACTatggatgcacaatatattggCCACCTTATCGGTATTGGCcgatatacagtacagtccaaatgTTTGGAACCACCaagatttttaaagtttttaaaagaagtttcatctgctcaccaaggctacatttatttaattaaaaatacagtaaaaaacagtaatattgtgaaatattattacaatttaaaataactgtactatttaaatatatttgacaaagtaatttattcctgtgatgcaaagctgaattttcagcatcattactccagtcttcagtgtcacatgatccttcagaaatcattctaatatgctgatttgctgctcaagaaacatttatgattatttattattattatcatgattattattatgaatattattgtgtacttttttttcaggattccttgatgaatagaaagttcaaaagaacagcatttatctgaaatacaaagcttctgtagcattatacactaccgttcaaaagtttggggtgagtaagaattttttttttaattttttttttaaaggaattaaagaaattaatacttttattcagcaaggatgcattaaatcaatcaaaagtggcagtaaagacatttataatgttacaaaagattagatttcagataaacactgttcttttgaactttctattcatcaaataatcctgaaacaaaatattgtacacaaatattttgtacaattgtacacattaaatgtttcttgagcagcagatcagcatattagaataatttctgaaggatcatgtgacactgaagactggagtaacgatgctgaaaattcagctttgcatcacaggaataaattactttgtcaaatatattcaaatagaaaacagttattttaaattgtaataatatttcacaatattactgtttttactgtatttttaattaaataaatgtagccttggtgagcagacgaaacttcttttaaaaaaataaaaaatcttagtggttccaaacttttggactgtactgtgtgttcatttttaatattagttATCGGCCCGATCAGAAAATTTGACCGATATATTAAAGCtgataaataatgtattatttccttcagctgagacacttcagatacAGTTTAGTACAGCAGTTTAAATACAGCAGCGTAACTCTTTCATAtgtatataggctacataaagtaatatcattataattgtgtgcttgggacatggcttttaattgTGAGgcttttgtaatcaggctctcaaaacttaaataaaaatttggatttagatttatctgccaatatatcggttaacTGCTTTGAAATATAAAGATTATCGGTTATTGTATcggccaaaattttcatatcaGTACCATCCCTATTAAAAACAAAGGCTGAATTCATCGTAGAAGTTTAACACTTCAGGAAAACCACTTAGCCAGAATATCTGAGGAATATCAATACAGTGCTGCCTTGCAAAGCACTGTAATGAGTAAACAACATGACACAATGAAGAAACCTTTTTGCTATTTAGCTTATTTGCACACACTTTTTCATGCAATACTGGCCTATGTAGTTGGATTGGGTGGCAGCAGTTATAGAGAGTGGATAGTGACTCATAGTGGATGAGAGTGAAATAGTGGACCACTTCCAAAAATGGACATAATACACAAATGGACATGTTGGCAAATGATTAAAAAGTCATAAGGTCAATATGGATCCTCGGATGGATATCCCATTTGAAAGTGATCAACATGAGCAACACATTTTGTACTTTAATGTCCTCAAAAACAAAGCAGATGCAGTTTATACAGTTGTCCGAGCATCCCAAGTGTCATACCTGCATAAGAGCGATGAAGAGGAAGAAGGCATTAGCTGCTCGCCTGATCTGTTCGTACAGGAACCTTGGCAGGAAGGTAAGGATCCCGTATTTAGCCGTGCTAGAGGGAGAAAAGGGAAAATTGATGtttaaaagctattttaaaaCATCTATATATACAACCAGGGCCATAAGAGCACTAATTTAGGATTAGCTCCACACAGGCTTCAAGGTAAAAGAGCATTCGTAAGTGTTTCGATACAAACACCTGACAGTTCATTGCCCACTGCATTAAATTTAGATAAACAATCCCAAAATAAGTGTCTGGGATGTTAGGATGGATGTTTCTCGGCGTGTCTGTCAATTATCCATATTGATCAAACTCCTAAGTAGCTCTTAAATAGCTGATTGTGGCAGTAAATGTTTTACAGTCATTAAAATAGCTGTTAAGAATCCCTAAAAATAACCTACGGATCTACAAATTTGCCTCCGTCCCAAGGCTGTCCATCTAAATCTAAACATGAGGCAGTATTTGTTTGTGTGGGCGGGTTTATATCTGCATCTGGAGGCACGTATTGTGTAAATCCAATCGTAAGCATGTTTCTATAATACAGCATGTGTACTTGTGCGAGCGCGGTCCACTTTGTAAACATGACACCCTTCTGGGCTCATCGGCAATGAGTTCACAGCCTAACACACCCAGTGTAACCCACACTACGGCGTCAAACAGCAGCTCGGTAGCTGACCTGGAAGTACGACAGGCTATCGTTGACATCAAAGAGTGGCTGAAACCATTCATATGATCCCCTTCATTAACATTCAGCGGTCcaatcacacacacagtaaCCCAAACTGCGGTCACCATAATGTGTAGTACCTGGGGTTACCCTAAAAGACTGATATGGATGATTGCACTGCTGGATTTGTTGATCTGGTTACtttgtgattgacagctgaCCAATTGATGCCAATGCAATGGGAAGCAGAAACCAGttggtaaataaaatatgaagatTGAGGAATAAGAGAATGATCTGAACAATTCTTATTAAAATGCTCCAGTCAGAGGCATTATGCTGAAAAGCTGATGAGCAGAAAAGCTCCATCAGATCTGAAATTAGCCAATGGCTACGGATTTCTAGGCCCACCTTAATGTTGGTGCGGGAACCGAAATAGAGCCTTTTAGAGCAGAATCGAATCTTTAGAATATACGGGCGGATCGATGAAGTGTGTGTGGGTGAGTGTTTTCGGTACTGAGAGGTTGAGTTTTTATGAGCTTCCATATTATGGCACTAATATGAAAGTGATCTGGGATCCAAATCTATTAGGCTTTTGTTACAAGTATTGAACTAACATTTTTATAACACAATCATATCCTTAAAGATTCAAAAAGTGCCATTTTGTCATCAGCACAATTTCACTGCATATCAAAACCAATCAAAGTGATATAATAGCCATCCAACAGATAAAGAAACACTCAAGTCTTTAGAGGACTTGAGCACTTTGGAGACCAAAAGACTTTTTGTTCAGGAACTGCACATGAACTCTAGCCAAGCACAGCCTGGAACATGACCTTGGTGTACTCACACGAAATCTCTGATGGAGTACTTCACCTAATGGAAGCTATTCGGATGTCGCATTCAATGCGTACTTGCATACATTTAGTATGGAATTTCCCTGAGGGAAAACCTTAACTCGATTAAAGCTTTTTTCAATCAATCTCATAGCATTGGTGGTTAATAAGATGATCTTTATGTTGGACCATAAAATGCTGGAATAGCCGTGTTGTTGGTGAGGCatcaaataaaatgtgtttaatttaaaacttaattaaaaaataacaattaaaaacaaaaagttgAGGGAGACTGCGAAATACAGGAAAAA
The nucleotide sequence above comes from Chanodichthys erythropterus isolate Z2021 chromosome 23, ASM2448905v1, whole genome shotgun sequence. Encoded proteins:
- the atp8a2 gene encoding phospholipid-transporting ATPase IB isoform X4, giving the protein MQQLGPACSAAGYRKAEDEMSGTTSQADPIDATARIVLLNRAQTTKFCDNHVSTAKYGILTFLPRFLYEQIRRAANAFFLFIALMQQIPDVSPTGRYTTLVPLIFILTVAGIKEIIEDYKRHKADNTVNKKKTTVLRNGAWQTIIWKQVAVGDIVKVTNGQHLPADMVIVSSSEPQAMCYTETSNLDGETNLKIRQGLSLTASFQSLEELIALSGRLECEGPNRHLYDFTGTLRLDNLNPAPLGPDQVLLRGAQLRNTQWVVGIVVYTGHDSKLMQNSTKAPLKRSNVERVTNMQILVLFGILLVMALVSSIGAAIWNKQHTDVDCWYLSRAGDISLNFWYNLLTFIILYNNLIPISLLVTLEVVKFTQALFINWDVEMYYAETDTPAMARTSNLNEELGQVKYLFSDKTGTLTCNIMHFKKCTIAGITYGHFPDLDCDRSMEDFSHLPSSSHNSTEFDDPALIQNIEKNHPTCPQICEFLTMMAVCHTVVPEREGDQIIFQASSPDEGALVKGAKSLGFVFTARTPHSVIIEARGKEQTYELLNVLEFSSNRKRMSVIVRTPTGKLRLYCKGADNVIFERLNETSQYKDLTLAHLEQFATEGLRTLCFAYVDLEEGAYQEWLKEYNRVSTVLKDRAQKLEECYELIEKNLLLLGATAIEDRLQAGVPETIATLMKADIKIWVLTGDKQETAINIGYSCKLVSHGMSLIIVNEDSLDATRATLTAHCSSLGDSLRKENELALIIDGQTLKYALSFEVRQAFLDLALSCKAVICCRVSPLQKSEIVDMVKKHVKAITLAIGDGANDVGMIQTAHVGVGISGNEGMQATNSSDYSIAQFSYLEKLLLVHGAWSYNRVTKCILYCFYKNVVLYIIELWFAFVNGFSGQILFERWCIGLYNVIFTALPPFTLGIVDRPCSQQNMLRFPQLYRITQNAEGFNTKVFWGHCINALIHSIILFWFPLKVLEHDTPFDNGNSVDYLFVGNIVYTYVVVTVCLKAGMETTAWTRFSHLAVWGSMVLWMLFFAVYSAIWPTIPIAPDMLGQAGRVMQCWSFWLGLILVPTACLLKDVAWNAGRRTVRKTLLEEVQELEARAVDPRAAVLRDASGRSLNERAHLLTRVFRKTPSSVGRSNSVQQTVSHGYAFSQEEHGVVSQSQVVRSYDTTRQRPSM